The Desulfomicrobium orale DSM 12838 genome includes a window with the following:
- the uraA gene encoding uracil permease, translated as MRGNIIQVEEKVSLIKGLPLSLQHLFAMFGASILVPTLFRIDPAIVLLMNGIGTLIYLVLCKGKAPAFLGSSFAFLSPVFVVLGADQAMWGANYSYALGGFIASGLIFCAVAVIIGRFGPGWIGVVLPPATMGPIVALIGLELAGVAANMAGFMPDAQGGYDTKAIAVSMFTLMVVVFGSVLFRGFLAVIPVLVGIAAGYLAAVVLGMVDFGMVTSASVLSLPTIYTPKFDLNVILIVIPASLVVISEHIGHLVVTGRIIGRELTRDPGLHRSLLGDGISTTLSGFMGSVPVTTYGENIGVMAITRVYSVWVIGGAAVLSIALAFVGVLSAFIRSIPAPVMGGVCILLFGVIAASGIRMLVETRVDYSKSSNLILTAVVLIVGLSGAAVSIGTVQLKGMALGTVAGMALSLVFHILNRAGLTNQPVEIEG; from the coding sequence ATGCGTGGGAACATCATTCAGGTCGAGGAAAAGGTATCCCTGATCAAGGGCCTGCCCCTCAGTTTACAGCATCTTTTCGCCATGTTCGGCGCTTCCATTCTGGTGCCGACCCTGTTCAGGATCGATCCGGCCATCGTGCTGCTCATGAACGGCATCGGCACCCTCATCTATCTGGTGCTGTGCAAGGGCAAAGCTCCGGCTTTTCTGGGATCGAGCTTCGCCTTCCTCTCGCCGGTCTTCGTGGTGCTGGGAGCGGACCAGGCCATGTGGGGAGCCAACTATTCCTATGCGCTGGGCGGATTCATCGCCTCCGGGCTCATCTTCTGCGCCGTGGCTGTCATCATCGGCAGATTCGGGCCGGGCTGGATCGGCGTGGTGCTGCCCCCGGCCACCATGGGGCCCATCGTGGCCCTCATCGGACTGGAACTGGCGGGCGTGGCCGCGAACATGGCCGGTTTCATGCCCGACGCCCAGGGCGGCTACGACACCAAAGCCATCGCCGTGTCCATGTTCACCCTCATGGTGGTGGTCTTCGGCTCGGTGCTGTTTCGGGGATTTCTGGCCGTCATCCCCGTGCTGGTGGGCATCGCGGCCGGATATCTGGCGGCAGTGGTGCTGGGCATGGTCGATTTCGGCATGGTCACGTCCGCCTCTGTCCTTTCCCTGCCCACGATCTACACGCCCAAATTTGATCTGAACGTCATCCTGATCGTCATTCCGGCTTCGCTGGTGGTCATTTCCGAACACATCGGCCATCTGGTGGTCACCGGCAGAATCATAGGCCGCGAACTGACCAGGGATCCCGGCCTGCACCGTTCCCTGCTTGGCGACGGCATCTCCACCACCCTCTCGGGCTTCATGGGCTCCGTGCCCGTGACGACTTACGGCGAGAACATCGGCGTCATGGCCATTACCAGAGTCTATTCCGTGTGGGTCATCGGCGGGGCGGCCGTTTTGTCCATCGCTCTGGCCTTTGTCGGCGTGCTCTCGGCTTTCATCCGCTCCATTCCGGCTCCGGTCATGGGCGGCGTGTGCATCCTGCTTTTCGGCGTCATTGCCGCTTCGGGCATCCGCATGCTGGTGGAAACCAGAGTGGACTATTCCAAATCGTCCAATCTCATCCTGACCGCCGTGGTGCTCATCGTGGGCTTGAGCGGCGCGGCTGTAAGCATTGGCACGGTGCAGCTCAAGGGCATGGCGCTGGGCACGGTGGCGGGCATGGCCCTGTCTCTCGTGTTCCACATCCTGAACAGGGCGGGACTGACCAATCAGCCGGTGGAAATCGAAGGCTGA
- a CDS encoding TIGR00730 family Rossman fold protein gives MSKKSSRLGVFPSANEDAVAAQRHVNSPQCTSDSYLLAFQDQNFLLREELRPVRLQLELLKPELALQEQQIESTVVIYGSARFMDPESAALRQEKAMEALKKNPDDAALQQELNKARIAVTTSRYYTEARKLGRLISENTPRYKHVVITGGGFGIMGAANQGAHDVGAKSIGMNIVLPFEQEPNPYITPELSFQFHYFAIRKMHLLMRAKALVAFPGGFGTMDELFEALTLIQTSKVRPIPVLLFGRRFWHKVINFEALVEEGTISPEDLNIFQYVSTAEEAWEIIAASNGTTTDGKF, from the coding sequence ATGAGCAAGAAATCATCCCGGCTGGGTGTTTTTCCCTCGGCCAATGAAGACGCCGTGGCCGCCCAGCGGCATGTGAACTCTCCGCAGTGCACCTCCGATTCCTATCTGCTGGCCTTTCAGGATCAGAATTTTCTGCTGCGCGAGGAACTGCGCCCCGTGCGTCTGCAACTGGAACTGCTCAAGCCCGAACTGGCCCTGCAGGAACAGCAGATTGAATCCACCGTGGTCATTTACGGCAGCGCCCGGTTCATGGACCCAGAGTCTGCCGCTCTGCGGCAGGAAAAGGCCATGGAAGCCCTGAAGAAAAATCCGGACGACGCGGCTCTGCAGCAGGAACTGAACAAGGCCCGCATCGCTGTGACCACCAGCCGCTATTATACCGAAGCGCGCAAGCTGGGACGGCTCATCTCCGAGAATACGCCCAGGTACAAACACGTGGTCATCACGGGCGGCGGCTTCGGCATCATGGGTGCGGCCAATCAGGGGGCCCACGATGTGGGGGCCAAGAGCATCGGCATGAACATCGTGCTGCCCTTCGAGCAGGAGCCCAATCCGTACATCACGCCGGAACTCAGCTTCCAGTTCCACTATTTCGCCATCCGCAAGATGCACCTGCTGATGCGGGCCAAGGCCCTGGTGGCCTTTCCCGGCGGCTTCGGCACCATGGACGAGCTCTTCGAAGCCTTGACCCTGATCCAGACGAGCAAGGTCCGGCCCATTCCGGTGCTCCTGTTCGGCCGCCGGTTCTGGCACAAGGTCATCAATTTCGAGGCGCTGGTGGAAGAGGGGACCATCAGCCCGGAAGATCTGAACATCTTCCAGTATGTGAGCACGGCCGAAGAAGCCTGGGAAATCATCGCCGCCTCCAACGGGACGACCACTGACGGCAAGTTCTGA
- a CDS encoding Rid family detoxifying hydrolase, with amino-acid sequence MSISYIQTDKAPAAVGPYSQAVRVGDMVHVSGQLGLDPGTGAFAGSDFASQARQALTNIRAILAEAGCGMKDIVSADVFVTDLGNFRQFNDIYVEFMGGHKPARAVVQVSALPLGGVVEMKCVAQIPA; translated from the coding sequence ATGAGCATATCATACATCCAGACGGACAAGGCTCCGGCCGCCGTGGGGCCGTACTCGCAGGCCGTGCGGGTCGGAGACATGGTTCACGTGTCCGGGCAGTTGGGGCTCGATCCGGGTACAGGCGCCTTTGCCGGATCGGACTTCGCATCCCAGGCCAGACAGGCTCTGACCAACATCCGGGCCATTCTGGCGGAAGCCGGATGCGGCATGAAGGATATCGTCAGTGCGGATGTGTTTGTAACCGATCTCGGCAATTTCAGACAATTCAACGATATCTACGTCGAATTCATGGGCGGCCACAAGCCCGCCCGCGCCGTTGTGCAGGTCTCGGCCCTGCCGCTCGGCGGCGTGGTGGAAATGAAGTGCGTGGCCCAGATCCCCGCGTAA
- a CDS encoding NifB/NifX family molybdenum-iron cluster-binding protein, producing MKIAIPTIGGRVDEHFGHARAFTVFTLDDSGNILEEETFLPPSGCGCHSTVGITMQGKGVTTMLAGNIGQGALDKMASHGIKVVRGCQGEIRDVLRAWFAGDIKDKDVLCDHHDCKH from the coding sequence ATGAAAATTGCCATTCCGACCATCGGCGGCCGCGTGGACGAACATTTCGGCCATGCCCGCGCCTTCACCGTCTTCACCTTGGACGACTCCGGAAACATTCTGGAGGAAGAAACCTTTCTGCCCCCCTCTGGCTGCGGCTGTCACTCCACCGTGGGCATCACCATGCAGGGCAAGGGCGTGACCACCATGCTGGCCGGAAATATCGGCCAGGGCGCGCTGGATAAAATGGCCTCGCACGGCATCAAGGTCGTCCGGGGCTGCCAGGGAGAAATCCGCGATGTTCTCCGGGCATGGTTTGCGGGAGACATCAAAGACAAGGATGTCCTCTGCGACCACCACGACTGCAAACACTGA
- a CDS encoding flavodoxin family protein produces MYALAVNGSPRPHGNTEILLQHVLDPLREAGWETELVQIGGKKIRGCMACYKCFEHKNGRCTVDDAFNPVMEKLLRADAMILGSPTYFTDVTSEMKALLDRAGYVAIANGRAFKGKIGAAVVAVRRGGATHVYDTINHMYLMNQVIVPGSLYWNMGYGRNKGEVEKDAEGLGNMVNLGRVIAWLGEAIKPHRHCFPDA; encoded by the coding sequence ATGTACGCTTTGGCCGTAAACGGTAGTCCCCGTCCGCACGGCAACACGGAAATTCTGCTGCAGCACGTCCTGGATCCTCTGCGCGAGGCCGGATGGGAAACGGAACTCGTCCAGATCGGCGGAAAGAAAATCCGGGGCTGCATGGCCTGCTACAAATGCTTCGAGCACAAGAACGGACGATGTACCGTGGACGACGCCTTCAACCCGGTCATGGAGAAACTGCTGCGGGCCGACGCCATGATTCTTGGCTCTCCCACCTACTTCACCGACGTCACATCCGAAATGAAGGCTCTGCTGGACCGCGCCGGATATGTGGCCATCGCCAACGGCCGGGCCTTCAAGGGCAAGATCGGCGCAGCCGTGGTAGCCGTGCGCCGGGGCGGAGCCACCCACGTCTACGACACCATCAATCACATGTATCTCATGAATCAGGTCATCGTTCCCGGCTCCCTCTACTGGAACATGGGTTACGGCCGGAACAAGGGAGAAGTGGAAAAAGACGCCGAGGGTCTGGGCAACATGGTCAATCTCGGCCGGGTCATCGCCTGGCTCGGAGAAGCCATAAAACCGCACCGGCACTGTTTTCCGGACGCGTGA
- a CDS encoding DMT family transporter, protein MNASGVILAVLSALGMGTIGIFSRLTELPAETVTFFRLFLGAVFLGLFLLASGRGKLLLRRPARSVLMSGGLLAGFMIFYIQAMNLTTMANAIMLVYLAPAAASVFAHFYLKEHLSFSGWGLIMLALLGFAAVMEFHPPSALAAADRMGLVLAALSMLCYAGFILVNRIIPAEIPAVLRALHQLLTGAAVILPFFWLTRSHISPVNALWLAGAGLVPGFLAITCAVAALSRLPVAAFGTLAYFEPLTVVLIGWSVFGETLSLLQTAGCAMIMLSGCLKAALPAKRPAGS, encoded by the coding sequence ATGAACGCAAGCGGCGTGATTCTGGCCGTTCTGTCCGCTCTGGGCATGGGCACCATCGGCATCTTTTCCCGGCTCACGGAGCTGCCCGCCGAAACCGTGACCTTTTTCCGGCTTTTTCTCGGAGCCGTTTTTCTGGGCCTTTTTCTGCTCGCTTCGGGCCGGGGAAAACTGCTCCTGCGGCGGCCCGCCCGGAGCGTGCTCATGAGCGGCGGTCTGCTGGCCGGGTTCATGATCTTCTACATCCAGGCCATGAATCTGACCACCATGGCCAACGCCATCATGCTCGTCTATCTGGCTCCCGCTGCGGCTTCAGTCTTCGCCCATTTTTATCTGAAGGAACACCTGAGCTTTTCCGGATGGGGACTCATCATGCTGGCCCTGCTGGGCTTTGCGGCCGTCATGGAGTTTCACCCGCCGTCCGCCCTGGCCGCCGCCGACCGCATGGGCCTCGTTTTGGCCGCTTTGTCCATGCTCTGTTACGCGGGCTTCATTTTGGTCAACCGGATCATTCCGGCGGAGATTCCGGCCGTGCTCCGCGCCCTGCACCAGCTTCTGACGGGCGCGGCCGTCATTCTTCCTTTTTTCTGGCTGACCCGGAGCCATATTTCCCCGGTCAACGCCCTGTGGCTGGCCGGAGCCGGACTGGTACCAGGATTTCTGGCCATCACCTGCGCCGTGGCCGCCCTGAGCCGCCTGCCTGTCGCCGCGTTCGGCACCCTGGCCTATTTCGAACCTTTGACTGTGGTGCTGATCGGCTGGTCCGTGTTCGGTGAAACCCTGTCTTTGCTTCAGACGGCCGGTTGCGCCATGATCATGCTGAGCGGCTGCCTCAAGGCCGCGCTCCCGGCGAAGCGTCCGGCCGGCAGCTGA
- a CDS encoding FAD-dependent oxidoreductase, which produces MSRKIVVIGGVALGPKAASRITRMDADAEVTLVDAGSLISYGGCGIPYYISGDISDYQQLQETSFHMVRDADFFRECKHVNVMTETRALSIDRKARTVLVQTKDGEQKTLPYDKLILGTGSTPRSLPIPGKELANVFTVTTLEQAIRVKEQISSGKTGSAVIVGGGLIGLEMAEALADMWGIETTIVEMADQIMPGFLSPALAKIAHRHLAERDVALYTSETVRAIEGENGRAARVVTDRRTLKADLVILAVGVIPNDELARQAGLLCSDRGGIVVSKTMQTSDPNIYAGGDCVVIENLVTGKPGYYPLGSMANRQGRVIGTNVAGGRETFEGGLGTFIVKIFDYAFAGTGLTLPVARREGFHAFSTQVMMPDHSHFYPKRDMVALEIVVERPTGRVLGVQGASRNGDSLKDRVDAVAAILKYRPVLADISNMELAYAPPFGSAMDVLNAAANAAENILAGRSIPLTPEEFIRLWENREQEKLLCIDTREWSNAEPYVGRHPDFWKNIPQGQIRNRQDEIPKDRKVVLVCNSGARSYESQVILHQAGIMEPLNLQGGMGFIKELGLDPKDE; this is translated from the coding sequence ATGTCACGCAAGATAGTCGTCATCGGCGGCGTCGCTCTGGGTCCCAAGGCCGCCAGCCGCATCACACGCATGGATGCGGACGCGGAAGTCACCCTGGTGGATGCGGGTTCGCTCATATCCTACGGAGGCTGCGGCATTCCCTACTACATCTCCGGCGACATCAGTGACTATCAGCAGCTTCAGGAGACAAGCTTCCACATGGTCCGGGACGCGGACTTCTTCCGGGAGTGCAAGCATGTGAACGTCATGACCGAAACCCGCGCCCTGTCCATCGACCGCAAGGCCAGAACCGTACTGGTCCAGACCAAGGACGGCGAGCAGAAAACCCTGCCCTACGACAAGCTGATCCTGGGCACGGGCAGCACGCCCCGCAGCCTGCCCATTCCCGGCAAGGAACTGGCCAATGTGTTCACCGTAACCACTCTGGAGCAGGCCATCCGCGTCAAGGAGCAGATTTCATCGGGAAAGACCGGTTCCGCCGTCATTGTGGGCGGAGGCCTCATCGGGCTGGAGATGGCGGAGGCTCTGGCCGACATGTGGGGCATTGAAACCACCATCGTCGAAATGGCCGACCAGATCATGCCGGGCTTTCTGAGCCCCGCCCTGGCGAAAATCGCCCACAGGCATCTGGCTGAGCGCGATGTCGCGCTGTACACGTCCGAAACGGTGCGGGCCATCGAGGGCGAGAACGGCCGGGCGGCCCGCGTGGTCACCGACCGGCGCACCCTGAAGGCCGATCTGGTCATTCTGGCCGTGGGCGTGATCCCCAACGACGAACTGGCCCGGCAGGCCGGACTCCTGTGTTCGGACCGGGGCGGCATAGTGGTTTCCAAGACCATGCAGACTTCGGACCCGAATATTTATGCGGGCGGAGACTGCGTGGTCATCGAAAACCTGGTCACGGGCAAGCCCGGTTATTACCCGCTGGGATCCATGGCCAACCGCCAGGGCCGGGTCATCGGCACCAACGTGGCCGGCGGCCGGGAGACATTCGAAGGGGGCCTTGGCACCTTCATCGTCAAGATTTTCGATTACGCCTTCGCGGGTACGGGGCTGACCCTGCCCGTGGCCCGGCGCGAAGGGTTCCACGCCTTCAGCACCCAGGTCATGATGCCCGACCACTCCCACTTTTATCCCAAGCGGGATATGGTGGCTCTGGAAATCGTGGTGGAGCGCCCCACCGGCCGCGTGCTCGGAGTGCAGGGCGCAAGCCGCAACGGGGATTCCCTGAAGGACCGCGTTGACGCCGTGGCCGCCATCCTGAAATACCGTCCCGTGCTGGCCGACATCTCCAATATGGAACTGGCCTACGCCCCGCCCTTCGGCTCGGCCATGGACGTGCTGAACGCCGCGGCCAATGCCGCCGAAAATATTCTGGCCGGACGGAGCATACCCCTGACGCCCGAGGAATTCATCCGGCTGTGGGAAAACCGCGAGCAGGAAAAACTGCTGTGCATCGACACCCGCGAGTGGAGTAACGCGGAGCCGTATGTGGGCCGGCATCCGGATTTCTGGAAGAACATTCCGCAAGGACAAATCCGCAACCGGCAGGATGAGATCCCCAAGGACAGGAAGGTGGTGCTGGTATGCAATTCCGGCGCGCGTTCATACGAATCCCAGGTCATTCTGCACCAGGCCGGAATCATGGAACCGCTCAATCTGCAGGGCGGTATGGGCTTCATCAAGGAACTGGGCCTTGATCCCAAGGACGAGTAA
- a CDS encoding DUF4139 domain-containing protein, with protein sequence MYLIFVLLLMLCPAALWAAPVQVTLFPDSAQVKEVTSIAAERTDDGFSSALLILPGQADPATLSFAGLSGAAIADLTWTRRQERNQAALTELNARLAELQAKRNTLLADQESIQGRMNFWKAQAKPAEQTPAAMRELAAELGNALRADAEALSAVQTQIEKLDGRIAEVEKNLEEAAGKNRSVWDVTVLFSGNAPKELNYAYTMSGCGWLPLYRLEATPTRKTIRFSWQAKVWQGSGQDWKQVHLHLATMPPESQAMPSSLPDWEIRLVEPFAPRMAMKNAAMMDVAPMAMEAAIAPAPPREVRHTTYASWDMGKRSLPAGATRVFEMEQADWPAEFSYLLRPSLDTKAFVQAKVEFSEAKELPAGSAFFLIDGATVDKRNFSFSGKKETFFFGTDPFVTSQVVLKDKKTGEKGIFKQKQNFVREWSMVLRNASSREIPFRLEEAKPLLRDERIRMDLSASPEPLKEEKPGILAWEGSLAPGAERVFTISLKFEAPEDLQVDPGWHW encoded by the coding sequence ATGTACCTCATCTTTGTCTTGCTTCTGATGCTGTGCCCTGCGGCCCTCTGGGCCGCACCGGTCCAGGTCACCCTTTTTCCGGATTCGGCCCAGGTGAAGGAAGTGACCTCCATTGCCGCCGAGCGGACCGATGACGGATTTTCCTCCGCCCTGCTGATTCTGCCCGGACAGGCGGACCCGGCCACCTTGAGCTTCGCCGGACTCTCCGGCGCGGCCATCGCCGATCTGACCTGGACCCGGCGCCAGGAACGCAATCAGGCCGCCCTGACGGAACTGAACGCCCGTCTGGCCGAATTGCAGGCTAAACGGAACACCCTTCTGGCAGATCAGGAATCCATTCAGGGCCGGATGAACTTCTGGAAAGCCCAGGCCAAGCCCGCCGAGCAGACTCCGGCGGCCATGCGCGAACTGGCGGCGGAACTGGGCAATGCCCTGCGCGCCGATGCCGAGGCCCTGTCGGCCGTCCAGACACAGATCGAGAAGCTGGACGGCCGGATCGCGGAAGTGGAAAAAAATCTGGAAGAGGCGGCGGGGAAGAACCGCAGCGTCTGGGATGTGACCGTGCTTTTCTCCGGAAACGCGCCCAAGGAGCTGAACTACGCTTACACCATGTCCGGCTGCGGCTGGCTGCCGCTGTACAGGCTGGAAGCGACCCCGACCCGGAAGACAATCCGCTTCTCCTGGCAGGCCAAGGTCTGGCAGGGCTCCGGCCAGGACTGGAAGCAGGTTCATCTGCATCTGGCCACCATGCCTCCCGAATCCCAGGCCATGCCTTCATCCCTGCCGGATTGGGAAATCCGCCTTGTGGAGCCCTTTGCCCCCCGCATGGCCATGAAAAATGCGGCCATGATGGATGTTGCCCCCATGGCCATGGAAGCGGCGATAGCTCCCGCCCCACCCCGGGAAGTCCGGCACACCACCTACGCCTCCTGGGACATGGGCAAGCGCAGCCTCCCGGCTGGAGCCACCCGAGTCTTCGAGATGGAACAGGCCGACTGGCCCGCCGAGTTTTCCTATCTGCTCCGCCCAAGCCTGGACACGAAAGCCTTTGTACAGGCCAAGGTCGAATTTTCTGAGGCCAAGGAACTGCCCGCCGGATCGGCCTTCTTTCTCATTGACGGGGCCACTGTGGACAAGCGCAACTTCTCCTTTTCCGGCAAGAAGGAAACCTTCTTTTTCGGCACCGACCCGTTTGTGACCAGTCAGGTCGTCCTCAAGGACAAAAAAACGGGGGAAAAGGGAATCTTCAAGCAGAAACAGAACTTTGTCAGGGAATGGAGCATGGTTCTGCGTAACGCCTCCAGCCGCGAAATTCCCTTCCGGCTGGAAGAAGCCAAGCCCCTTCTCCGCGACGAGCGCATCAGGATGGATCTGTCCGCATCTCCCGAGCCTCTGAAGGAAGAAAAGCCTGGAATACTGGCCTGGGAGGGCTCCCTGGCCCCCGGAGCGGAACGGGTCTTTACCATCAGCCTTAAATTCGAAGCCCCCGAAGACCTGCAGGTCGATCCGGGCTGGCACTGGTAA
- a CDS encoding 3D domain-containing protein has protein sequence MNSHGAFVVTSLLFVLLGCLVGFGAHTIAKQDAREYYLPRIEALSEERQQLVRQMAELKDIKIKEVTLTAYSPTMRECGPDPTTTASMVKVRPGIIAVSRDLFDQGWVFGKKVYIKGHGVYEIADLMSKRYTDRMDIFFPETEDARQFGIKQVTVALLAG, from the coding sequence ATGAATAGTCATGGAGCTTTTGTCGTTACCTCCCTTCTCTTTGTCCTTCTGGGCTGTCTCGTGGGCTTTGGGGCCCATACCATAGCCAAGCAGGATGCCAGAGAATACTACCTCCCCCGTATTGAGGCATTAAGCGAGGAACGGCAACAACTCGTCCGCCAGATGGCGGAACTCAAGGACATCAAGATCAAGGAAGTGACCCTGACGGCTTACAGTCCCACAATGAGGGAATGTGGACCCGATCCGACCACAACGGCCAGTATGGTCAAAGTCCGCCCGGGCATCATCGCGGTCAGCCGGGATTTGTTCGATCAGGGCTGGGTTTTTGGTAAGAAAGTCTATATCAAAGGACATGGCGTGTACGAGATCGCGGATCTGATGAGCAAGCGCTACACAGACCGCATGGACATCTTCTTTCCCGAGACCGAGGACGCCAGACAGTTTGGCATCAAGCAGGTGACGGTGGCTCTGCTGGCGGGCTGA
- a CDS encoding DUF4288 domain-containing protein produces MPWYTASIIISCRLKHGHQKVYPVYENFTLFEAENRSDAIKKAESYGKRYAEVDDQLQLNGEEAYWKFEGIRKLIEIRNYFSDELDIDGPRSGVELSYSYMEVNSEEKIFALATGKAVNVRYVDMADDDLQSC; encoded by the coding sequence ATGCCTTGGTACACAGCAAGCATAATTATATCATGTCGATTAAAGCATGGCCATCAAAAGGTATATCCAGTTTACGAAAATTTTACACTTTTTGAAGCAGAAAATCGTAGTGATGCGATAAAAAAAGCTGAATCATATGGTAAAAGATATGCCGAAGTTGATGATCAACTCCAATTGAATGGAGAGGAGGCTTACTGGAAATTTGAAGGAATAAGAAAGTTGATAGAAATAAGGAATTATTTTTCTGATGAGTTGGACATTGATGGGCCGAGAAGCGGAGTCGAATTGAGCTATTCGTATATGGAGGTAAACAGTGAAGAAAAAATTTTTGCACTGGCAACAGGAAAGGCCGTCAACGTTCGATATGTAGACATGGCCGATGATGACCTTCAATCCTGTTAG
- a CDS encoding DUF169 domain-containing protein has product MIYQEMQEDLMRELRLYHYPIAVKFFFDAGEVRKFKDAATEYQMPLKPTTYCQWEISPRMQGKIVYSEVEGLGCSNARCSFGWKEVDEAEVKGQLKYVRDMEQGERFVRSKVSLPRGLIGIAVAPLKDADVFDGPDVVHFYCDVMQAYHLAVDYMAATDTHPLRPNLTMSSSACGGSVWSFLNNSFNMLPPCSGSYNSGKTERGEINVMIPGSQIGQVYGRMQERIRQKGSAAITRPGDGFPGADICKNCPLIVFKKHEGGTGTALTDNRTGC; this is encoded by the coding sequence ATGATCTATCAGGAAATGCAGGAAGACCTGATGCGCGAGCTCAGGCTGTATCATTATCCCATTGCCGTGAAGTTCTTCTTCGATGCCGGGGAGGTGCGGAAATTCAAGGATGCCGCTACGGAGTATCAGATGCCCCTGAAGCCCACCACGTACTGTCAGTGGGAGATCTCGCCACGCATGCAGGGTAAGATCGTGTACAGCGAAGTGGAAGGTCTTGGGTGCAGCAACGCCCGGTGTTCTTTCGGCTGGAAGGAAGTGGATGAGGCTGAGGTCAAGGGACAGCTCAAATATGTACGGGATATGGAGCAGGGTGAACGTTTCGTGCGCTCCAAGGTTTCACTGCCCAGGGGTCTCATCGGCATTGCCGTGGCGCCTCTCAAAGATGCAGATGTCTTCGACGGGCCGGATGTGGTGCATTTTTACTGTGACGTGATGCAGGCCTACCATCTGGCGGTGGATTACATGGCCGCCACTGACACTCACCCTCTGCGCCCGAACCTGACCATGAGTTCTTCGGCCTGCGGGGGCAGCGTGTGGAGCTTTCTGAACAACAGCTTCAACATGCTTCCGCCCTGTTCCGGAAGTTATAACTCCGGCAAGACCGAACGAGGGGAAATCAACGTCATGATTCCCGGCTCCCAGATAGGCCAAGTATACGGGCGCATGCAGGAGCGCATCCGGCAGAAGGGCAGCGCAGCCATCACCCGTCCCGGCGACGGTTTCCCTGGTGCGGATATATGCAAGAACTGTCCGCTCATTGTGTTCAAAAAACATGAAGGCGGTACAGGAACCGCTCTCACGGACAACCGCACCGGCTGTTGA
- a CDS encoding GntR family transcriptional regulator → MTKQELAEKYIEDALLRGRWKLSERLPAERELAVELGVNRGTLRAALQTLTGKGILETVHGRGTTVQTLPQKSTTLRCTLKASLEGLHLLLPPLMLSECFSATPLRILEMEHVLPQAGLALRGGDAKIFSWCQHRFFQLLVHCLENPCLLRAAENILPDTLFLESAVRDFDLSQREEIFAALARILGELRRMDVRKAGESAAGYATLVLGFLEARPYRQKADSGLSLSHVDSPGKQEKGCRTYKKF, encoded by the coding sequence ATGACCAAACAGGAACTTGCGGAAAAATATATTGAAGACGCCCTGCTCCGAGGCCGCTGGAAGCTCTCCGAACGTCTGCCCGCTGAACGCGAGCTGGCTGTGGAACTGGGCGTAAACCGGGGCACTTTGCGGGCAGCGTTGCAGACTCTCACAGGCAAGGGAATTCTTGAAACCGTCCATGGCAGAGGCACCACAGTACAGACTCTGCCGCAAAAAAGCACTACGCTTCGCTGTACACTGAAAGCATCTCTGGAAGGATTGCATCTGCTTCTTCCGCCGCTCATGCTCTCCGAGTGCTTTTCTGCAACGCCCCTCCGCATTTTGGAAATGGAGCATGTTCTTCCCCAGGCTGGACTGGCACTGCGCGGTGGTGATGCCAAGATTTTTTCCTGGTGTCAGCATCGCTTCTTCCAGCTTCTCGTCCACTGTCTGGAAAACCCGTGCCTGCTTCGGGCTGCGGAAAATATTCTTCCGGACACACTTTTTCTGGAAAGTGCTGTGCGTGATTTCGATCTGTCCCAACGGGAAGAAATTTTCGCTGCTTTAGCCCGCATACTTGGGGAGTTACGCCGGATGGATGTCCGGAAAGCTGGTGAAAGTGCGGCGGGGTATGCAACTCTTGTTCTCGGATTTCTGGAAGCCCGGCCATACCGGCAGAAGGCCGATAGCGGCTTGTCCCTTTCTCATGTGGATTCGCCTGGAAAGCAGGAAAAAGGCTGCCGCACGTATAAAAAGTTCTAA